From one Clostridia bacterium genomic stretch:
- a CDS encoding molybdopterin-dependent oxidoreductase has protein sequence MSERPWIWEEDGYTVIRGHARTGPGCHDNCGVLIYVKNGELVKVEGDPENPYNGGRLCVRCLAVRDVVYHPQRLKHPLKRVGERGENKWERISWDEAYDLIEKKFNKIKEEYGPESVVFLQGTGRDILGYISRLAYGFGSPNWSCGFLSGLACYLPRVSSCMIISGDFAVADCSQFFPDRYNNPQWKCPETMVIWGNNPLVANSDGFYGHWVIDLMKRGTKLIVIDPRLTWLASRAELWLQIRPGTDA, from the coding sequence ATGTCGGAGCGTCCATGGATCTGGGAAGAAGATGGCTATACTGTTATTCGAGGACACGCTCGCACTGGGCCCGGCTGTCATGATAACTGCGGTGTGCTGATATATGTGAAAAATGGGGAGCTGGTGAAGGTCGAAGGAGACCCGGAAAACCCGTACAATGGCGGCAGGCTCTGCGTTCGCTGCCTGGCAGTCCGGGATGTTGTTTACCATCCCCAGCGTCTAAAACACCCGTTGAAACGGGTAGGTGAGCGGGGAGAAAATAAGTGGGAGAGAATCTCCTGGGATGAAGCCTATGACCTAATCGAGAAAAAGTTTAATAAGATTAAGGAGGAATACGGTCCTGAGTCGGTAGTGTTCCTTCAGGGAACTGGGCGGGATATCCTGGGGTACATCAGCCGCCTGGCCTACGGCTTTGGAAGTCCCAATTGGTCTTGTGGATTCCTGAGTGGCTTGGCCTGCTACCTGCCGCGAGTGTCGAGCTGTATGATTATCTCCGGTGACTTTGCCGTAGCTGACTGCTCTCAGTTTTTCCCCGACCGCTACAACAATCCCCAATGGAAGTGTCCTGAAACCATGGTCATCTGGGGCAACAACCCCCTGGTAGCCAACTCTGATGGTTTCTATGGACACTGGGTGATTGATCTGATGAAGCGGGGGACCAAGCTCATCGTTATTGACCCACGTCTTACCTGGTTGGCCTCGCGTGCTGAATTATGGCTCCAGATCCGTCCGGGTACTGATGC